ATCTCTGGCTGTGGCGGAGTGTCAAATGCTTCCTCAAAATAAAGATTCTGCTTATGGTAGCGCGCCACCAACAGTCCATCGGACCTGCGTGAGGACATTTTGTAGTCTCTAGACCACGTGCATTTTGAAAAGGATTGTAGATGCTTTGCACCTGAAAACCACATTGGTGTTGAACTGCCAGCGTCCGTCTGAGGGACAAGAAGAGGTGGGTTCTGTCTTCAGGGGGCAGGGCTGCACGTCGGCCATGTTGGCTACCACGTAAAGGTTGTGGCGGCGAGCCATGCAGCTCAACTGCTGCTGAACCTGGTAAGGACACAGCACGCGTTAAGGGGAACGCCAAGACGTACggtatgaaaaacaacagccaTGTGTACCTCTGTATTATTAAACCTTCCTGGTTCCATGCATGGGTTCCACGTATCCTCTTGGGGGTCAGGAATGGTCTCCAAGTAGCCAGAAATGGACGAACGGCTGAAGTTGAAACCCTGAAGACCATCTTCTGGAAACACCACGATTTGCGCACCCTGATACACAAGGTTAGTGCAGTAATTGTCGTACCTAAACTTCTATTCATATTACTGCTCTAGTTCTTTATTATAACTTCTTAGTGAAATAGTATAGTATCATTATGGCCATCAAttcaattgtaaaaacaaacaaaaagtcatttgaGCTGTCTATGGTCCACACTGAGAATCATCCTTAGTTAAAGATTAACTTTTAAATGTCAGCAGAAAATGTCAGTAAACACGAACGTGACATATGAGGTTTCGAGGTCCTGAACGGCGAGTAATGAACTAGTTAAGTCATCACTCGGCTCAGTCACCGTATTCCTTACGACCACTAAgttaatgtgttaaaaaaaaggaatagaAATAACTTTACCTAAGTAGAATGCGTACACCATTCTTCTCTTATTGTTGTTgctactgttattattattattatatatctgGTTGTCTGTGTgatatgcaaaacaaaatatacagcagAATGTGAGTTGCAGTTCTTCTTGGGGAATTATaaagagtatttttttaagtaatacTTTCAAGTTGCAATACCTGGCGGGCAGCCAGGGCCGCTTGCTCCTCGTATACGGCAAGATTCTTGCGCATGTGTTGGAGGGCATCCAGCCGAGAAAGTGGGATATGGGGGTCCGGATTCAGGATCACGCGGTGTTCGTACACAGCGGCGACATATGTGGAGTCCCAACTTGCCACCTCGGCTTGACCAAAGCCGAACGTGGACGCCCAAGCGACCAAAAAAGCAGCATACAGCAACATGCTAACGGGTTGCTTTGCTCATTGAATTAACACTGACATCGAGTAGAGCAGCCGAGAGGTCAGAAGTCCTCTCGGGAATTAAGGTTAATGTATAAAGTTGTGCGGGGGGAAACGTACAGCCATTTTACGTTTagtgtcaacaacaaaaaaaatattttgaaaaggtcATAGAGGAAAGACGCCTAACTTAACCCGGAAGTATAATGTACTTCAAGTCGTTCTGTTTTTAGCAACTTTTTCACCAAAAAGCCACATAGAAGCAAATGTAGCTAATTTTAAACACGTTAGAAAACTCAAACACTAAAACGCACGCACTTTCccttaaaaagaaacatttttactgCCCGCCTAGTTGCAAAAGCTCCTTGTAAGTTGCTAAATGTACTTGATACGTTTAAACAGAAATACGGATACGAACATACAgaataaatatgaacaaatctAACATATGTGTTGTTTTCTACTATTTTTACAAGTACAAATGTGATGAGAAACGTATAGTAATCCAATGGTCATTGCGCCGTGGCGTCTCCGTCATTTAGCAAAAAATAGACCAACCTGAGAATGAGTTAGAATTTGAACAAATGTGCCTCGTCGAAAAACATGAGACAAGTGGAATATATATTCCGTACGTGTTCTTGCTGCGTGTTGTACACTCCGCGCAGCCTTTAAGCAGCTGTCGTTTACGCTATTAGACGTTTCCGCGCGCCTTAGCTGTTAGCTTTAGCACAGATACCGCAGCAAGATGGCGAACCCCGAGGCACCGGCAGGAGGAGAACATGTCCCAATGTCGAAGAACATGCAGACGTTTAAGAGCTGCTGGAGCTGTCGACTCATCTGCGGCGGTGGCTTGATCCTGTCCGGGCTGTACGTGTTCAACGCCGCCCGCAGAGTGATGCGTCTCGGCGGGCCGACCTCCATGGGGACGATCGCCCAGATTACTTTTGCTACAAGTGAGTTGGACGCAATGTCAATGtcattaaaaacagcatttaaaagtaaaattccTTTTTATAATGACCAGGTTTGGCCGCGTGGGGAGTGGTTGTCATCACTGACCCTGTGGGGAAAGCGCAAAGGAAGACGTGAAGTGAGGAAGATTGGACATGGGCTGCAAAAGACAAAttggaaaggaaggaaggacacaCTTCTAAACTCATTACTGTATTACTCTAgatacaaatatttgtatttgatattTGTCGAGATAAAGGCAATTACTGTACATGATCATTATTCTTGTACAATAGTTACTTCTGACCAAGCTATTTAATTTGACATGTCATTCGTGGGTTATGTGATCTGATATAAAGAACGAGAGTGGGGCTTTTAGCTTCACATATCACTCCGCCTCACAGGTGGTCTCATTTGAACAGTTAATTTGGCCTACATCAATGGTTTACACTATATATAGTTTCAAGAGGAGTCctattgctaatatagttgaaGTTACTTCTCTTCGctctactgattctgaagggcTTGGATAgattaaatgtaggtcagtgcttgtGATGGTGTTCATGCCGGCAGAGCCCACCAGTGCTTCAAAGGGTAAAACAGAGGCGCGCACACACTTGGTCAGTTAGTCAGAGTTACCTTTTATTAGTGTTATAGTGATGCGAGCGCAATTGCTCTCAAGGAAGGGTTTGTTGGTTAGCgtgatggtggggggggggagtcattTTCAGTCGTTTGAAGtgatcatgactttttttttgtgtttttaggtTAAAGAAAAGTACGAAAATAGTTGACAGTACATTTAGACACACTAATGACAAACTGTACATACACATGATGTATATTGGGGTGGGAACAAAAAATTAAAGCCTTCCTGAATGGAGAGGTGTGCAGTTACAGGTGATGTCTCACCCTAGGAACAGACGCGTTCAGTTTATCAGCCAATTAGAGGCCACCGTGGCTGAGGTCCAATCAATGACTGCAGAGACAGGTGCTCTGTCCAAGCCAATTGGAGACACTCCGCCCACGTTTGCTACTAGAAGTGCTCATGAGCAGCGATTCCACTCGTCGCAGGCTATTGGACGGGACAGGGAAGGTGTCGAGGCCTGTCCCAACCTAATTTGCTAATAAAAGGTAAATCTTAAGGGGGAAAACATGCCCACAcccttggggggaaaaaacagtgtGACTTATAAAACAAgtctgtaaaagaaaaaaaaaaaaattacaatggaATGTTAATTTGTCAGACTAAGAAGGAGaaacatttcatgttttttttgttttgtttgttttttttaaaaagaacatgAATCTCTTGCTTCACTGTACAATAATTCCAAATGCACATGCATCCAACAAAAGTAATATTGCACAAAATGTAAGACCTGCTGTCTGCTGTGGACAAAGTGTTTCGGCATATTTGTCCATATCTCTAAAGGAGGATTCAGTCAAGTGGAGGAGA
This window of the Phyllopteryx taeniolatus isolate TA_2022b chromosome 21, UOR_Ptae_1.2, whole genome shotgun sequence genome carries:
- the dmac1 gene encoding distal membrane-arm assembly complex protein 1; translated protein: MANPEAPAGGEHVPMSKNMQTFKSCWSCRLICGGGLILSGLYVFNAARRVMRLGGPTSMGTIAQITFATSLAAWGVVVITDPVGKAQRKT